The following are encoded in a window of Malassezia japonica chromosome 7, complete sequence genomic DNA:
- a CDS encoding uncharacterized protein (EggNog:ENOG503P039; COG:I; SECRETED:SignalP(1-23)), with the protein MVGMIPVARFGALWLTAVAAVSAIATPDKDSFYTPSGNWQSAKAGDILNSRQVNVSVGDLDIKEAYQVLYRTSQNTPNEAQHSVATVLIPSKAGKDKLVVAPFSQDSNAPFTAPSYVLASHAKESMIYSIDESLLAPYLSAGYIVTVPDSEGPLNNFAAGRSEGYQTLDSIRATLAFNKAGLANDAKVAGYGYSAGGQAVSWAAALKRSYAPELNVAGWAFGGSIPNVTSLIYHTDNTPMSGYAVAAITGLVDAYPDLKKEAESDLTQAGLDALEFARNNNIDAVLQKFSNVNILSGQYVKRSDVLANMFSKRAGSLLSSTAYRDVARQVTQGTSSKEVPDAPVYLYHAIADQVAPYNDVLGTSRMWCQNGAQIDFVTFSDPSANHLVTRQDGSAAAFAFLQNQFNGQAPAKGCTYSTTGKSSTAQPAISFSSAAPGRTVPIPIATSGSAPAASSVASVPVVPVVSTPAGSQAPQPAPTSSAAPAPAGTSPAQVSSASIASIASSMGLPVPVVSSSIASAQSSLSKSIASVASSMGVPVASVSSSAASAASVSSKSSAAAQSSSIASIASSKSIPVASVSSSLASKSSASAASVSSSFASSSSKAAASSSIASIASSKSIPAASVSSSIASESSKSSAAQSSSIDSIASSKSTPAASVSSSIASESSKSSAAQSSSIASIASSKSTPAASVSSSIASEASKSSAAQSSSIASIASSKSIPAASVSSSIASESSKSSAAQSSSIDSIASSKSTPAASVSSSIASESSKSSAAQSSSIASIASSKSTPAASVSSSIASESSKSSAAQSSSIASIASSKSTPAASVSSSIASESSKSSAAQSSSIASIASSKSIPAASHSCGLGVVVDCFGIV; encoded by the exons ATGGTCGGGATGATTCCTgtcgcgcgcttcggcgcccTTTGGCTCAccgccgtcgctgcggtGTCTGCCATCGCCACCCCCGACAAGGACTCTTTCTACACGCCCTCCGGCAACTGGCAAAGCGCCAAGGCTGGTGACATCCTCAACTCGCGCCAGGTGAATGTTAGCGTGGGTGACCTGGACATCAAGGAAGCCTACCAGGTTTTGTACCGTACTAGCCAGAACACCCCGAACGAGGCTCAGCATTCCGTTGCCACTGTCCTTATCCCCAGCAAGGCTGGCAAGGACAAACTCGTTGTTGCCCCATTTTCGCAAGACTCGAATGCACCCTTCACCGCCCCGAGCTATGTTCTCGCCTCGCACGCCAAGGAGAGCATGATCTACTCGATTGACGAGTCGCTTCTGGCACCCTATCTGTCTGCCGGTTATATTGTGACTGTTCCCGATTCGGAGGGTCCCCTGAACAACTTTGCTGCGGGTCGCTCGGAGGGTTACCAAACCCTTGACTCGATCCGTGCCACGCTCGCTTTCAACAAGGCTGGTCTTGCGAATGACGCCAAGGTTGCTGGTTATGGTTACTCGGCTGGTGGCCAAGCTGTTAGCTGGGCTGCTGCTCTCAAGCGCTCGTACGCTCCTGAGCTTAACGTTGCGGGCTGGGCCTTTGGTGGTTCAATCCCCAATGTCACTTCGCTGATCTACCACACCGATAACACCCCTATGAGTGGTtacgccgtcgcggccaTCACTGGTCTTGTTGACGCGTACCCTGACCTCAAGAAGGAGGCTGAGAGCGACCTTACTCAGGCCGGTCTCGACGCTCTTGAGTTTGCCCGCAACAACAACATTGACGCTGTACTCCAGAAGTTCTCGAACGTGAACATCCTCTCGGGCCAGTACGTTAAGCGCAGCGACGTCCTCGCCAACATGTTCAGCAAACGTGCTGGATCGCTTCTGTCGTCGACTGCTTACCGCGATGTTGCCCGCCAGGTTACCCAGGGTACCTCGTCGAAGGAGGTCCCTGATGCGCCGGTCTACCTTTACCACGCCATTGCCGACCAGGTCGCTCCGTACAACGACGTACTCGGCACCTCGCGCATGTGGTGCCAGAACGGTGCTCAGATCGACTTTGTCACGTTCAGCGACCCGAGCGCCAATCACCTCGTTACCCGCCAGGACGGCAGCGCTGCCGCTTTTGCTTTCCTGCAGAACCAATTCAACGGTCAGGCTCCCGCCAAGGGCTGCACTTACTCGACGACTGGCAAGAGCTCGACTGCTCAGCCTGCCATTTCGTTCTCGTCGGCTGCCCCTGGCCGCACGGTCCCGATCCCTATCGCCACGTCGGGCTCGGCCCCGGCTGCCTCGTCGGTCGCTAGCGTCCCGGTTGTGCCGGTCGTGTCTACCCCTGCTGGTAGCCAGGCCCCTCAGCCTGCTCCTACTTCGTCGGCTGCCCCTGCTCCTGCGGGCACCTCGCCCGCTCAAGTCTCGTCGGCTTCAATCGCCTCGATTGCCTCGTCGATGGGCCTTCCCGTGCCTGTggtctcgtcgtcgattGCTTCGGCTCAGTCGTCATTGTCCAAGTCGATTGCCTCGGTTGCGTCGTCGATGGGTGTCCCAGTTGCCTCggtctcgtcgtcggctgcCTCCGCTGCTTCGGTGTCGTCCAAGTCGTCGGCTGCCGCTCAGTCGTCGTCGATTGCTTCGATTGCTTCGTCTAAGAGCATTCCTGTTGCTTCggtctcgtcgtcgctcgcctcTAAGAGCTCGGCTTCGGCTGCTTCGGTCTCTTCGTCGTTTGCTTCGTCGTCCTCTAAGGCGGCTgcatcgtcgtcgatcgCTTCGATTGCCTCGTCGAAGAGCATTCCTGCTGCATCGGTGTCGTCGTCGATTGCTTCGGAATCGTCTAAGTCGTCGGCTGCTCAGTCGTCGTCGATTGACTCGATTGCCTCGTCGAAGAGTACTCCTGCGGCCTCGGTGTCGTCGTCGATTGCTTCGGAATCGTCTAAGTCGTCGGCTGCTCagtcgtcgtcgatcgcTTCGATTGCCTCGTCGAAGAGCACTCCTGCGGCCTCGGTGTCGTCGTCGATTGCTTCGGAGGCGTCTAAGTCGTCGGCTGCTCagtcgtcgtcgatcgcTTCGATTGCCTCGTCGAAGAGCATTCCTGCTGCATCGGTGTCGTCGTCGATTGCTTCGGAATCGTCTAAGTCGTCGGCTGCTCAGTCGTCGTCGATTGACTCGATTGCCTCGTCGAAGAGCACTCCTGCGGCCTCGGTGTCGTCGTCGATTGCTTCGGAATCGTCTAAGTCGTCGGCTGCTCagtcgtcgtcgatcgcTTCGATTGCCTCGTCGAAGAGCACTCCTGCGGCCTCGGTGTCGTCGTCGATTGCTTCGGAATCGTCTAAGTCGTCGGCTGCTCagtcgtcgtcgatcgcTTCGATTGCCTCGTCGAAGAGCACTCCTGCGGCCTCGGTGTCGTCGTCGATTGCTTCGGAATCGTCTAAGTCGTCGGCTGCTCagtcgtcgtcgatcgcTTCGATTGCCTCGTCGAAGAGCATTCCTGCTGCATCG CACTCCTGCGGCCTCGGTGTCGTCGTCGATTGCTTCGGAATCGTCTAA
- a CDS encoding uncharacterized protein (COG:I; EggNog:ENOG503NWV9), translating to MYFTPKSQEAQPRPIVTAVDGSKFPDSLNDPSQVPTSISDSEGTLPKAQMTSTPPTFVDDIVKNVTSVFDGNQTWCDKCKAALPIGKKLALAKPGAIPGVLIDLCKKYNYHRYGKNPDNNLTSLPDGRANQFSWDWDYISKLWHNEGWINSTTANEVRTHYGGYSITPRQGLRVITFNTDFWYNGNAFAFINTSNPDVSGVLRFVTDELQAAEDAGQRVWVVGHVLPGWDGYSSLDRPTNLFYQIVTRYSHTIAAMFFGHTHEDQFAVYYHNTNGNSSSASRKTEDAVAISYISPSITPLTNMNPGIRVLEVDPETYEVVDYAQYYTPLQKVQKEKETKNGLVWYHLYSARATYGDFKGSVAAGNYSNVVQLNGTKWPSDAPLNATFWSAVADEVETRPELAHNGTKIQIGNKVTAAAAVESPELESDEDEESELLDFDELESDDDEGELLELLDFDELESDDDEGELLELLDFDELESDDESELLDFDELESDDDEGELLELLDFDELESDDDEGELLELLDFDELESDDESELLDFDELESEDDESELLDFDELESDDDEGELLELLDFDELESDDDEGELLELLDFDELESEDDEGALLELLDFDKLESEDDGLEELEDEAGTAALVELADDVGATEVELADDDGATEVELADDDGATEVELADDVGATEVELADDDGATEVELADDVGATEVELADDDGATEVELADDVGATEVGLADDVGATLSDDEPPVGIGTTTPVEFVDEAGVAELESADDLDDSEAIDDDTEAAGVLFDEAIEAIDDD from the exons ATGTACTTTACGCCGAAGTCTCAAGAGGCTCAGCCGCGCCCTATTGTCACGGCGGTGGACGGCAGCAAGTTCCCGGACTCGCTGAACGACCCTTCTCAAGTACCGACTTCCATTTCAGACTCGGAGGGAACTCTTCCCAAGGCTCAGATGACTTCTACTCCTCCGACTTTTGTGGATGACATTGTGAAGAATGTGACGAGCGTCTTTGACGGCAACCAGACATGGTGCGACAAGTGCAAGGCAGCGCTCCCTATTGGCAAGAAGCTTGCCCTTGCCAAGCCTGGTGCCATCCCTGGTGTCTTGATTGACCTGTGTAAAAAGTACAACTACCATCGCTACGGCAAGAACCCTGACAACAACCTTAC TTCGCTGCCGGATGGCCGCGCAAACCAGTTCAGCTGGGACTGGGATTACATCTCGAAACTGTGGCACAATGAAGGCTGGATCAACTCGACGACTGCCAATGAAGTGCGTACGCACTATGGTGGTTACTCTATTACGCCCCGCCAAGGCCTCCGCGTAATCACGTTCAACACGGACTTCTGGTACAACGGCAACGCGTTTGCATTTATTAATACTTCGAACCCTGACGTGTCTGGTGTCTTGCGCTTTGTCACTGACGAGCTTCAGGCTGCGGAGGACGCTGGCCAGCGTGTTTGGGTTGTAGGGCATGTCCTGCCCGGTTGGGACGGTTACTCGTCCCTCGACCGCCCTACTAACCTGTTCTACCAGATTGTGACCCGTTATTCGCATACTATTGCTGCGATGTTCTTCGGACATACTCATGAAGATCAATTCGCCGTGTATTACCACAACACGAATGGAAACTCGAGCAGTGCCTCGCGCAAGACGGAGGATGCTGTTGCTATTTCGTACATTTCGCCTTCAATTACTCCGCTAACCAACATGAACCCGGGTATCCGTGTCCTTGAGGTCGATCCCGAAACATATGAAGTGGTCGACTACGCCCAATACTACACCCCGCTGCAGAAAGTCCAAAAGGAGAAGGAGACGAAGAATGGGCTTGTGTGGTACCATTTGTACTCGGCCCGTGCAACCTATGGCGATTTTAAGGGAAGTGTGGCCGCTGGGAACTACAGCAACGTGGTGCAGCTTAATGGAACCAAGTGGCCCAGTGATGCTCCCCTCAACGCCACCTTCTGGTCTGCTGTGGCTGATGAGGTCGAGACGAGGCCCGAGTTGGCT CACAATGGCAC CAAGATTCAGAT AGGGAACAAAGTCACGGCG GCCGCGGCAGTTGAGTCACCGGAGCTAGAGTCcgacgaagacgaggagtcagagctgctcgacttCGACGAGCTAGagtccgacgacgacgagggcgagctgctggagctgctcgacttCGACGAGCTAGagtccgacgacgacgagggcgagctgctagagctgctcgacttCGATGAGCTCGAgtccgacgacgagtccgagctgctcgacttCGACGAGCTAGagtccgacgacgacgagggcgagctgctggagctgctcgacttCGACGAGCTAGagtccgacgacgacgagggcgagctgctagagctgctcgacttCGATGAGCTCGAgtccgacgacgagtccgagctgctcgacttCGACGAGCTAGAGTCCGAAGACGACGAgtccgagctgctcgacttCGACGAGCTAGagtccgacgacgacgagggcgagctgctagagctgctcgacttcgacgagctcgagtccgacgacgacgagggcgagctgctagagctgctcgacttCGACGAGCTAGAGTCTGAAGACGACgaaggcgcgctgctggagctgctcgacttCGACAAGCTAGAGTCCGAAGACGATGGGCTCGAAGAGCTAGAAGACGAGGCAGGGACAGCGGCGCTAGTCGAGTTGGCCGACGACGTAGGAGCAACCGAAGTCGAGTtagccgacgacgacggggCAACCGAAGTCGAGttggccgacgacgacggggCAACCGAAGTCGAGTTGGCCGACGACGTAGGAGCAACCGAAGTCGAGTtagccgacgacgacggggCAACCGAAGTCGAGTTGGCCGACGACGTAGGAGCAACCGAAGTCGAGTtagccgacgacgacggggCAACCGAAGTCGAGTTGGCCGACGACGTAGGAGCAACCGAAGTCGGGTtggccgacgacgtcggGGCAACGCtgtccgacgacgagccacCAGTGGGGATCGGGACCACAACACCAGTGGAGTTCGTGGACGAAGCCGgggtcgccgagctcgagtcAGCCGACGACTTAGACGATTCCGAAGCAATCGACGACGACACCGAGGCCGCAGGAGTGCTCTTCGACGAGGCAATCGAAgcgatcgacgacgactGA